The following nucleotide sequence is from Cucumis melo cultivar AY chromosome 1, USDA_Cmelo_AY_1.0, whole genome shotgun sequence.
AGAATTgggaatttttagaaaaaaacaacGAAACTGAAATCCAAAAAAGACCATAGCAAATAAAGAATCAATAAACCGTAATGAAACAGAGAATCGAGAAAGACATGGTATAATTACGTGCAATTCTGCCATTCCATTACAGGGGAGACGAATTTGAGTCGAGGGCAAATGGGGTTTCTGCTGCGCTTGGAAGAAGTACGTGGGATCTTGAAGACAAGGTCGGGTAGAGAAAAAGACCTCGAATTGATGCTTCTGGAAGTGGGAATCGCCATGAATAAGATGCCATTTCTCCTTCTGATTGATCGGTGAATGAGAATAAGAGAGTTTGGAGTGGAATTGGAAGTGAGTGGTGCAATTGACATAGTGGGGGTTTTGGGATTAGTGAAGAAGAAAATTGCAAAGGGACATGGAAAGAGAGTGGTAAGAATAGATTTGACTTGCAATAAACTGGAAGAAGAACAGGCCTTTGATGTTATTGTGGCTATGGAAAAAGAGGAGATTTCGGGAGGCGGTTCTTAGAGAAACCATGCTTACTTcataattatttcttaatttcattttcttcaaaaaattgactttggattttttttcaaacttcagtggatatgaatttttcttttcttagagaacaattagaaagaaaaaaatctaaCCCCTAAATAAGTGTCGTCGAATGAGTTACATTTGCTTCAGTTTTGATTATATTTTCTTCATAATTTACGCAACAAATacattcaaataaaataatttatacttTAAATACAAATATTACAACTCAATTATAATATGATAAATTTTCATAGATgtaataaaatatcaaactatttacaacCCATCTAACAAAATTCACCAAGttagtaattttttaaatattctagatttgACATTCcatctttatctttttttttctcccatttCTTTTAttgtcttcttcctttttttgcTGCTATTTTTTTTCCGtgcttttcttattttcttcatcttttttacgtcatttaactttaggtaactaaatctaaaaagATTGTTTATAAAGAATCAAATGTTTTAGCCATATTTAaacgtaacaaaattaaacgataaaattaaaaaaataaattgtagccaaatcaaatttaaacgattgtatatcaaatatattatgcgcgcgttgttgacagtgtattttttatattttccatgGTGGCCTATTAgcttttttgaattgttctaaatattttgtcgctttatTATATTTCTGAAAAGACCCTTATAAAAAcctaaaattataataacataCTCATTGCTCCAAACAATTTACCTATGTTTAGCTATTAGTTtaacttttcaattttttttttgtttttctaatatCTTTTAAAGAAATATCCATCAAATTCGACATATCAACAACTTTAATAAAATATAGTTTTAGTTTAAAATACGCTCGAAAAATGATCTTTTGCTTCATTCTTCATGGATAAAATTACTTAttcttctgttttttttttctaagttttctttgacattatttttttcttatgtcTTCTTTGTCCTAaagatcaaaaaaaaaaaaaaaaactagaggAAAAAGCTAAGTTAGAGGAAAGAGTGGAAGGAAGAATTCAAAtgaatggaaaagaaaaatcaagaaaaagttGTAGTATATGCATATGATGAAGAAATAGAAGAAGTCGAAGAAGCGAGATGAAGAATTCAAATGAATGGAGAAAAAATTTGCAATTATGTCTAATAATTAAGGAACAAGAAAGAGAATGAGAAGagtggaagaaaagaaaaaattcgTTTAAGAAGCTAGTGTATCATACATGATACGAGAACAAAACATTACTTTTACATGCGACTGTTGTAATCAGAAGAAAATTTTctaataaatttaaatcataGGTCAAATTTAAGTCAAATTTAAACATCAACGATCATATTCAATGCAATACCAACATTCTATCAAAACATTTATTGATCTCCACTGATATTCTGCCAACACATTGATTGTTATTGAATCGTATCAACAATGAGACAATGAAAGTCACTCtcaaatattcaatttcatttttattttctgcTCGTTACCTTCTCATCTGATCGTTTCATTCTTAGTTTTATCAATTTAGTTAACACAAACTTTTTCATAATGTGAATTTGTTTTATACTCTCATTTCATTAGTAGTTTATAGTTTTACAACCATCAAAGTTGATGAACATAAATTGAGTTTTACCTACGATTTTAATACATACaataaatatgatattaaagAACAATTTAATTATCTTGGTGCCCTTTAGTCTAAATCCATTAAAACACCATTAAATCACAAAtttctcatataatataaaggATATTAAAAGTTAGATAAATGGTTGAGACTTGAATTCACTAATTGCAATTatcaaactttttatttttatttttaaatatgcgttatatttgattaataattttcttacctttttaagttaaattttcttctacaatttttaaTGTAAAGGGTTttctgaaaatagaaaaaaaaaaagataaactaTTTAAATTTCATAGAAAAACTTTTAAAGTTGGAAGGACGATCTTAATGAATAATCAAATTAATCcctcaattaattaaaacattGATGACTTTGATTGGAACGTTAAGATATTGACATATggttaaaatttattttaattaaatgagATTATATATAAAACGATTATATACAAATTTGAACATAGCCAAAAGCTTGAAGACGATCTTAACACAATGTCAATGTCTACACCAAGGTAACTGCAACATCTTCTCTTCATACAAATACTCATTTCCATCAGAAATTTTTTGATTTAACACATCACAATTTTTCTCAAGCGCCATTGGCTATATCTGTATATATGTTCAAAATTTCTCACAGGCGGCTGCATGGGAAGGTAGCTCTCATAACAGGAGCAGCCAGCGGCATCGGCGCGGAGACGGCCAGGCTTTTTGCAGGTAACGGTGCTTTTGTTGTTGTAGTGGATATTGACGACGAACTAGGTCATAAGGTGGCAGCCTCCATTGGCATCGACCAAGCCAGCTTTCACCACTGTGACGTGAGAGACGAGACACAAGTCGAAAAAATAGTAAGCTACACTATCGAAAAACACGGTCGCCTCGACATTCTTTTCAGCAACGCCGGCATCACTGGTTCTCTCAGTTCAATTCGAGAACTTGACATGTCCGACTTTGACAATGTAATGGCGATCAATGTCCGTGGGGTATGTCACATTTATTTTAATCCaccatatttaattaatttaggatTATTAAACAGATAATTAAGATTTGAAAGGTCTACTCAATAGAATTTTCTTCATCTACATTATATCCATAAAAAGGTGGTTTCGTCGATCAAGCACGGGGGAAAAGCAATGGTAGAGCGGAACATACGTGGGTCGATAATCTGCACGACGAGTGTGGCAGCGACGGTTGGTGGGATGGCACTGATGGCGTACACATGCTCAAAGCATGCAGTGTTGGGGGTGGTGAGGTCGAGCTGCGCTGAGCTAGGGGCATACGGTATTAGGGTAAACTGCGTGTCGCCTTATGGGGTGGCGACGCCACTGACTTGCCAGAGTTTGAAAATGGAAGAGAGTAAGTTTGAAGAGATTGTTAGTTCAAAGGCAAGCTTGAAGGGTGTGGTGTTGAAGGCTAGCCATATAGCTGAGGCTGCTTTGTTTCTTGCATCTGATGAATCAGTTTATATTAGTGGTCAAAACTTGGTCGTTGATGGTGGCTTCACAGCCGTTAGATCAGTGATGTAATTCTCTAATTTCTAAGGGtttaagtaattaattaattaattgatgtGCTAAATAATAATTTGGAAACATTTGAGAAGTTGGAACTTTGTGATGAACACTCCTAATTGAAATAAGAACTGATGCAAtgaattaaatggaatattcaAGTCAAGAAtggagaaaattaaaatttgatttttggttgattttttCGAAAGTTGGTTACTTAGGTCTCGTTggattataattattttgtttttttttttgttttttgaaaattaaaactcTGTACATTACTTTCGTCTAATCTTCATCCTTTGtcatttacattttataaatgatctaaaaaacaaaacctaattttggaaaagaaaagttGTTTCTAAAAAGTTGTTTAATTTAGCTAAGAATTTAACTATTATACACAGTAAATGATACAAAACATATTATTGTAATCAAAGATATAAGAAGAAATATATATGCTTAATTTTCATAAACAACGGGATAATAAAATGTTTACCAAAGAAGGGGCCTTAAGATCATATTTGAGATTGATTTTAGGATGATCAAAATCTTTTTTTATGCCTAAAAatcacttttattttaaaatgatgATGTAATTTAACAATGATACATTACACACAAGTGATTCGCCTAAAGAAAGTAACAAGGAGAAgaagttaaattacaaatttagtctTTTTATTATGAATTTTGTGTGTAATTGGTCATTAAATTTTTAGAAGTATTTAATAGTAGGTCTCTAAAACACTTTtagttttatatttaataaatttatgatAAATTTGGATTTTAGGATCGTAAATCTTAAAAGATGAAATCTTCAAagattaaatttgtaattttgaagGTTTAATTATGGACCAAAAACACAAAAATTCCAAAGTAAACGAAATgggtaaaatataattttagttCTAGAATTTTGGATTAAGTTCTATTTGGTTTGAGTTATTTTACATGTGACCCTTTCGTCCTTAACTtttgaaaaatgattttaagatatttttttcattatcattagtattaaaaaaaaatgtgacaaTTGAACCGTTTTGATTGACTTTAAGTGTTTATaaacaacatttttttgtactcgtaaatatttatttaaacaatgAGAAAGTTGATTCAAACACATATCAATAACTTTATCCTTTTCAGATGTTTTTAGGTGTGTCATAATAATATTATG
It contains:
- the LOC103499995 gene encoding short-chain dehydrogenase reductase 3b-like — translated: MSMSTPRRLHGKVALITGAASGIGAETARLFAGNGAFVVVVDIDDELGHKVAASIGIDQASFHHCDVRDETQVEKIVSYTIEKHGRLDILFSNAGITGSLSSIRELDMSDFDNVMAINVRGVVSSIKHGGKAMVERNIRGSIICTTSVAATVGGMALMAYTCSKHAVLGVVRSSCAELGAYGIRVNCVSPYGVATPLTCQSLKMEESKFEEIVSSKASLKGVVLKASHIAEAALFLASDESVYISGQNLVVDGGFTAVRSVM